GATAGAATCTGTAGCGATAACAACACTTAGACATTCTGCTTTTCTCTACATTTCTTTGGTTgcgtcccagatggcaccctattctctatatagtgaccagggcccatagtagtgcactacacagggaatggGACACAGTCCTGTGTCTATTGAAGAGACAGGATGAGGTGCAAACAGACAGAAGCAGCTTTTTCAAAAAGGCAACATAGGTAGAAAAATCCTCATTTGCATGGTTCCAATGGAGAGGTGTTTGACCTGAATGCATCACCGTTAGCCTGGCTTGTCCCCTCCAACTGGTGATAATGGCCTACGAGTTGAAGACAGCACAGATCATGAACTCAGGCTTAAATCACCATAGCCTTTTAATTAGAAGTGATGTAGATCTATAACAGAATGAAAAGAGAGTCAACCTCTTATCGCTCCCTTTATACCAAACAACCGCTGTTGTCCTCCTACTGATGATGGGCCAGCTCAACTCTGAGGCCTGATTCTTTCTGGAATATTTACTTATATTGTAAATCCAATCCTGACAGTTAAAATCTGTGTTGTTTAAGAAGACAAAGGGTTAAATTAGTTGACTCTTCCTTCCCTCTGCTCACCCCAACCCCCCCTGGCCTCCCCTAACACAGGATCTGACCCCACAGGGCTCAACATGGAAAATACTAAAACTACAGAACAATATTCATCAACATCTTAAAAGtaatattcattttttttatagaatcatggaaaaaataaaaatgactTATTGACTGGTCCCTCTTAGGTCAGTTTGATCTTTTCTTTGACCGGTTCATATTAGAACTGAAGCTTGACAATCCTTTACGCTGCGGTGTGATgcggctgactgactggctggctgactggctggctgactgttcACCACAGACATAGAAGTCTGTGTCTCAAATGGAACCGTACTCATCTAGTAACGCAATACATGGTGAATATGATGCCACCTGAGACAGGGTTTGTTTTGAGTCGGATCCATAGGAGCTTCCTGGATGGACAGTCGTGTGGCCTTCTGGAGAATCTGTCCCCCATGTGAAGGCTAGTATAGAACACTGCTACATCATCACCCCACTGATACACCGGCCATACACCTCGTCCTCTGTCCTTGTACATTTAACTGGAACTTTCCATGGGCCTTGGTACATCTAAATGTTACCACCGACCAAACACACTCCGGACATGATATTTAATCAAGACTTCCCATCCAGACTGCCAACGTCTCTTCTATATGAATAAACCCCTTAAACCAGTAGGAGAGCTTTCTCCCTCCCTATACCTTATTCCTCCACCTGTATCACTACCCAGTCTACCTTATTCCTCCACCTGTATCACCACCCAGTCTACCTTATTCCTCCACCTGTATCACTACCCAGTCTACCTTATTCCTCCACCTGTATCACTACCCAGTCTACCTTATTCCTCCACCTGTATCACTACCCAGTCTACCTTATTCCTCCACCTGTATTACCACCCAGTCTACCTTATTCCTCCACCTGTATCACTACCCAGACTACCTTATTCCTCCACCTGTATCACCACCCAGTCTACCTTGTTCCAGTCTACCTTATTCCTCCACCTGTATCACTACCCAGACTACCTTATTCCTCCACCTGTATCACTACCCAGTCTACCTTGTTCCAGTCTACCTTATTCCTCCACCTGTATCACTACCCAGACTACCTTATTCCTCCACCTGTATCACCACCCAGTCTACCTTATTCCTCCACCTGTATCACCACCCAGTCTACCTTATTCCTCCACCTGTATCACTACCCAACCTACCTTATTCCTCCACCTGTATCACCACCCAGTCTACCTTATTCCTCCACATGTATCACTACCCAGACTACCTTATTCCTCCACCTGTATCACCACCCAGTCTACCTTATTCCAGTCTACCTTATTCCTCCACCTGTATCACCACCCAGTCTACCTTATTCCTCCACCTGTATCACTACCCAGTCTACCTTATTCCTCCACCTGTATCACCACCCAGTCTACCTTATTCCTCCATATGTATCACCACCCAGTCTACCTTGTTCCAGTCTACCTTATTCCTCCACCTGTATCACTACCCAGTCTACCTTATTCCTCCACCTGTATCACCACCCAGTCTACCTTATTCCTCCATATGTATCACCACCCAGTCTACCTTGTTCCAGTCTACCTTATTCCTCCACCTGTATCACTACCCAGTCTACCTTATTCCTCCACCTGTATCACTACCCAACCTACCTTATTCCAGTCTACCTTATTCCTCCACCTGTATCACCACCCAACCTACCTTATTCCAGTCTACCTTATTCCTCCACCTGTATCACTACCCAGTCTACCTTGTTCCAGTCTACCTTATCCCTCCACCTGTATCACCACCCAGTCTACCTTATTCCTCCACCTGTATCACCACCCAGTCTACCTTATCCCTCCACCTGTATCACCACCCAGTCTACCCTCAACCATCACATGATTTTATCTTCCATATTAGCAGACATGGATAAAACACCTTTCCTCCTCTgctgtcctgtctttctctctactcttccGTAAAACGAGCTTGCCCACTCAGTAAACAGAAGTGGAGTTCAGGCTAGCTGTGAAAAAAGCTGGCTTAAACATTAGGTCAGTCTGTAGTAGTAGCTCtggagtcagccagccagccagtcagtcaaccagccaggagAGTTTATATCTCAGTCTGAATGCAGCCACTCCTCACAGGGCTGGAAGGCTGCTGGGATACGACACCTCCGTCCAACATGTTGTTATTGGTCTCCTTCAGGACCTCCTCCACCGCGAGGGAGTCCAGCTCCTCCTGCGTCGTCCTCATCAGCCCTAAGCTCTCCTCGGCGATGTAGAGGAGCAtacctcctcctactcctccttctGTGTAGACGGGGGCCGCGGaggaaggtgaggaggaggaggatgcagCGGGACAGTTCTCCAGATGGTCGTTCTCCACCTCCGGCAGGGGGGTGACGGTGACCAGGTCTGTTCCCAGGGAGGTGAGGGGGCGCTGGGGGTGGAGGTCAATGCAGCAGGGGGTGAGAGGAGGTCTGGAGGTCTCCGGATCAGAGCAGCTGAACTCTGATAAGTGGCTGCAGTGGGAGTCTGCTACGGAGGGCAGGGAGCCGCTGAGGGAGTCGAACTCTGAGGAGTTAGTGCTGCGCTGCTCTAGGAGCTGAGCATCCATGTCCTCACGGGTCTCCTGGATCTTAGTTCCTCCGCTGGTCTTCTTAGTCCTCAGCTTGCCCTTGCTCTTCTTGCCCCCCGAGGAAGAGGGATCCTTCACCCATTTGGAGGAGCGAGACTCATGGGGGCAGCCGGAGGGACACACTCCAACCCCTCTTCCCTCGCCGCTGGCGTCGTCCAGGCTGCTGCTGTTGCTATGGTGATGTAGTTTCTTCTCCTGCTTCCCCTCCATGTCCACCTCCAGATTACCCTCTCTGTAACCATGACAACAagacatgttaacaccacctcCAGACGGTTCTATGTAACCATGACAACAAGACATGCTAACAGGTTGGTGATTGGTGATCATATAGGGACAGTAGTATTTGGTGACTGTGCAAAATCATCTAGTGGTGAAGACGACAACAATGTCAACTACCAGAACTGAACCAGTGCTACGGAGGGTGCTGACCTGTCCAGAGGCATGTAGTTGAGAATGGATCCAGCCATTGCTTTGGTGCTAGTGTTGTCACTGATGGTCCCCAAGCTGACATTGGCCGACTCCCCACTCAGACTACCCTGCTCCTTCTGAACGTCAGCCTGGACCTCCAACCTGGGTAGAGAAGGAGATAAACATCAGAGATATACAGTGTTGTGAGCAGGAAGGACAGAGATAGTGTTGTGAGGAGGAAGGACAGAGATAGTGTTGTGAGGAGGAAGGACAGATAGAGGCCACAACATCTCAAATCGGGTTTAAGTCTTTCACTAGGCCATTCCAGaactttacatttaaaaaaatccaaGATGGCGCTGCAGTAGgacgtgtgtgtttgtaaatAGCCAGTCTTTCGCATATATATCTTAATCACACTTGCTATCTAAGAACGAATTATACTTTCCTCActcaatgtggtacggatctgctattttcattccttataactggaacttccatcaggtgctagccagctaactagaaCCTAGTCTGTATTAGCCATGGCTAGCGGTcctctagccagctaactagaaCCTAGTCTTTATTAGCCATGGCTAGCGGTcctctagccagctaactagcacCTAGTCTTTATTAGCCATGGCTAGCGGTcctctagccagctaactagtacCTAGTCTTTATTAGCCTTGGCTAGCGGTcctctagccagctaactagcacCTAGTCTTTATTAGCCATGGCTAGCGGTcctctagccagctaactagtacCTAGTCTTTATTAGCCATGGCTAGCGGTcctctagccagctaactagcacCTAGTCTTTATTAGCCATGGCTAGCGGTcctctagccagctaactagctaatagtctttgttagccacggcAAGCAGTCCTCTCCTTTTTACCCCGTCCTCAGCCAGCCTTAGCTTGGAAAACACCAGCCAGTCTGCACAGTGCGATATCAACCCAGACCATATcggactgcttctctctaccacatcaccggattcctgccgctctggatcattacaccggatcatcgcagctagctagctgcaaacgaGTGGCTACTGTTCACTAACGcttctgtcccgaagcaagcaccagttagccttgagcgaGCCTCGAGCCAGGCCCATATACCAActaattctagggctacaataactcctttgccaattggcctggaccctttattgtcggcacggagccccgccgatccatcacgactggactgccgACATGATCGCCCGATGTGGTCTCAACAGGCTATTCTCTAACAATGTCGCTGAAGAACCATCTACTAGCCCCAGCCTGTTAGCTTTTCTGAACGCTGTGTCCCCTGCTTGCCTAGCGTAGTAATGACTACTGAACGGCACCCTGACTCACCTAGCGTAGTAATGACTACCGAACGGCTTCTCCACTCTAGTACCCTACCTGTTATAACAGTTGACCATGGCGCTGCCAGACAGAGATCCGGTGATGCTGGCCCCAGCCAGAGCCATGGTGGAGGCATTCTCACTCAGGTTGTCCCTCATGGCGCCCATCCGGTCCATGTGGCTCCCGCTGGCACTCAGACTGCCTGTCATGCcccccacactgccctctccgaTGCTGGGGTTGTGTCTAGTCTCTGCCACCGATGTGGCGTCTGAGGAGAATAATATAATACATGTCACTTCAGATGCCACAGAACACAGGGCCATGTTCAGCAGGACACAACATTGTGGATAATGTTCAGAAGGACGTTTGTTCTCAGTAACATATTCCTCTGACATGTAATAAGAGATTACGTCTGCTCTATTCATTATCAAAGATAGATTTTTCACCATCACCTGATCaggtgatgaggtggtggaggaggaaatgagtggtgatgaggtggtggaggagatgaggtggtggatgagatgagtggtgatggtggtgatggaggtgaGTGGTGGATGAGATGAGTGGTGATGGAGGTGAGTGGTGGATGAGATgagtggtgatgaggtggtggatgagatgagtggagatggtggtgatggaggtgaGTGGTGGATGAGATGAGTGGTGATGGAGGTGAGTGGTGGATGAGATGAGTGGAGATGATGGTGAGTGGTGGAGGAGAAGATgagtggtgatgaggtggtggaggagatgagtggtgagtggtggtggaggagatgAGTGGTGAGTGGTGGTGGAGAAGATGAGTGGTGAGTGGTGGTGGAGAAGGTGAGAGGTGAGTGGTGGTGGAGAAGGTGAGAGGTGAGTGGCGATGGAGGTGAGTGGTGGTGAAGGTGGGTGGTGGAGGAGATAAGTGGTGGAGAAGGTGAGaggtgagtggtggtggtggaggtgagtggtggtggaggtgatgaggtggtggaggtgggctatactcggccttgtctcaggatggtaagttggtggttgaagatatccctctagtggtgtgggggttgtgctttggcaaagtgggtggggttatatccttcctgtttggccctgtccgggggtgtccttggatggggccacagtgtctcctgacccctcctgtctcagcctccagtatttatgctgcagaagTTTGTGtctcggggggctagggtcagtttgttatatctcgagtacttctcctgtcttattcggtgtcctgtgtgaatttaagtatgctctctctaattctctttctttctctctctcggaggacatgagccctaggaccattccccaggactacctgacatgatgactccttgctgtcaccagtccacctggccgtgctgctgctccagtttacactgttctgccttattattattggaccattctggtcatttatgaacatttgaacatcttggccatgttctgttataatctccacccggcacagccagaagaggactggccaccccacacagctgggttcctctctaggtttcttcctaggttttggcctttctagggagtttttcctagccaccgtgcttctacacctgcattgcttgctgtttgggattttaggctgggtttctgtacagcactttgagatatcagctgatgtacgaaggactatataaatacattttatttgattttggaGGAGATAAGTGGTGGAGAAGGTGAGaggtgagtggtggtggtggaggggagtggtggtggaggtgagtggcgatgaggtggtggtggtggagatgaggtggtggtggaggagatgagtggtgatgaggtgtgtgtggtggtggaggcgagtggtggttggtggtggaggCGAGTGGTGGAGGCgagtggtggttggtggtggaggcgagtggtggttggtggtggaggcgagtggtggttggtggtggaggCGAGTGGTGGTGGCGAGTGGTGGTGGCGAGTGGTGGAGGCGAGTGGTGGAGGCGAGTGGTGGAGGCGAGTGGTGGCGAGTGGTGGCGAGTGGTGGAGGCGAGTGGTGGCGAGTGGTGGAGGCGAGTGGTGGAGGCGAGTGGTGGAGGCGAGTGGTGGAGGCGAGTGGTGGAGGCGAGTGGTGGTGAGTGGTGGAGGCGAGTGGTGGTGAGTGGTGGAGGCGAGTGGTGGTGAGTGGTGGAGGCGAGTGGTGGTGAGTGGTGGAGGCGAGTGGTGGTGAGTGGTGGAGGCGAGTGGTGGAGgcgagtggtggtggtggaggcgagtggtggtggtggaggcgaGTGGTGGTGGAGGCGAGTGGTGGTGGAGGCGAGTGGTGGTGGAGGcgaatggtggtggtggaggcgagtggtggtggtggaggcgagtggtggtggtggaggcgagtggtggtggtggaggcgagtggtggtggtggaggcgagtggtggtggtggaggcgagtagtggtggtggaggcgagtggtggtggtggaggcgagtggtggtggtggaggcgagtggtggtggtggaggcgagtggtggtggtggaggcgagtggtggtggtggaggcgaggggtggtggtggaggcgaggggtggtggtggaggcgaggggtggtggtggaggcgagtggtggtggtggaggcgagtggtggtggtggaggcgagtggtggtggtggaggcgagtggtggtggtggaggcgagtggtggtggtggaggcgagtggtggtggtggaggcgagtggtggtggtggaggcgaggggtggtggtggaggaggcgaggggtggtggtggaggcgaggggtggtgggtgatggtggTGAGTGGCGGTGGGTGATGGTGGTGAGTGGCGGTGGGTGATGGTGGTGAGTGGCGGTGGGTGATGGTGGTGAGTGGCGGTGGAGGTGAGTGGCGGTGGAGGTGAGTGGCGGGGGAGGTGAGTGGCGGGGGAGGTGAGTGGCGGGGGAGGTGAGTGGCGGGGGAGGTGAGTGGCGGGGGAGGTGAGTGGCGGGGGAGGTGAGTGGCGGGGGAGGTGAGTGGCGGGGGAGGTGAGTGGCGGGGGAGGTGAGTGGCGGTGGAGGTGAGTGGCGGTGGAGGTGAGTGGCGGTGGAGGTGAGTGGCGGTGGAGGTGAGTGGCGGTGGAGGTGAGTGGCGGTGGAGGTGAGTGGCGGTGGAGGTGAGTGGAGGTGAGTGGCGGTGGAGGTGAGTGGCGGTGGAGGTGAGTGGCGGTGGAGGTGAGTGGCGGTGGAGGTGAGTGGCGGTGGAGGTGAGTGGCGGTGGAGGTGAGTGGCGGTGGAGGTGAGTGGCGGTGGAGGTGAGTGGCGGTGGAGGTGAGTGGCGGTGGAGGTGAGTGGCGGTGGAGGTGAGTGGCGGTGGAGGTGAGTGGCGGTGGAGGTGAGTggcggtggaggtggaggtgagtggtggtggaggtgagtggtggtggaggtgagtggtggtggaggtggaggtgagtggtggtggaggtgagtggtggtggaggtgagtggtggtggaggtgagtggtggtggaggtgagtggaggtggaggtgagtggtggtggaggtgagtggtggtggaggtgagtggtggtggaggtgagtggtggtggaggtgagtggtggtggaggtgagtggtggtggaggtgagtggtggtggaggtgagtggtggtggaggtgagtggtggtggaggtgagtggtggtggaggtgagtggtggtggaggtgagtggtggtggaggtgagtggtggtggaggtgagtggtggtggaggtgagtgGCGGTGGAGGTGAGTGGCGGTGGAGGTGAGTGGCGGTGGAGGTGAGTGGCGGTGGAGGTGAGTGGCGGTGGAGGTGAGTGGCGGTGGAGGTGAGTGGTGATTATGATAACTCACCAGTTGCAGCCGCTGCACTTCCGACGTTCATCTCATTCTCGTCATCAAAATCGATGCGGACCCCTTTCCCGTTACCGGCGGAGACGCCACACCCACCGCTGCGACACAGAGAGATGGGCACCACCCCGTAGACGTATGCCAGCATGATGGGCACGCCGACACCTGGAGACAATCAGAAAACACAGAAGATCCTGCTAATGGTGGATCTGAATGACATACTAAAGAAGAGTATCATACAACGGTCCCCTGGGAGTGACAGAGGATATTGAAGATGGCTTGTCTTGTATAGAGACCAGTTAACATTTTAACTAAACTAACCTCTAGATATGATAAGAGCACTAGGGAGAGGGACTTACCAACAGTAACTGCTGCCACCACGGGGGAGACAATGACAGATAAGGTCACGCCACCCGCTATCACCAAGTTCCTCTTATGTTTGGAGATGTCCTTTCCTTCATAGCGATTGTGaatctgagaggagatggaggaggaagagaagaggagttggaggaagaagagaaagTGGAGAGGTAGGAAGAAGagggatgaaggaggaggagagggatgaagaggaaggagatggatgacgagacaagaggaggagaggggggaggtggtgagggtaaaggaggagaggaaagagaggatatGTCAGTAACAGGGACGTCACAGACTTTAACACAGGGGGATTACGGACTGCAGCAGCCCCCAAACCCATCCAAACCAAACTAAAAGCCTCATTAAGGATGACCCTGATCTTAATGAACAACTAAGCTCCTACTTCCAACTAGAGCTCAGCTAAAGTTAGACAGTGGATCATTATTTTTGTAATCATATGTTGCCAACATGTTTGTTGCAGGGTTCCGTTAACTGGTAAATGCTGTTTTTGACAATAAATACAATGGTTGCCAGCCAAACTGTCAGAAATAGCAGTGGATGATATTCTTCATAGGATAAATCCTCAAGCTGCAGGTGTGTGTGCTTCTATTTTTACTCATGCAGAAGAGGTTAGGTGAGGTCCTCATAAAAGGACTTCAGCTAAGTGTACCCCTACTGGGTAAGATTGTGCTGATTATCCGTTTGCAGTGTGCCTCCCGAGAGGGGATTCTTCACCAAAACAGAGTAAAGACTGCCTCCAGATCACTCCTGGAGGACAATGTAGCGAGGCTGATGAGCATCAAGCTGCTCCAAGGAGTTTCCCGTTTTGACTTCCCGGACAACTTTGAGCAGACAAAGTTCCACCGTAAGTAAACGCAAGTAAATTAGAGGCAAATTGTGTTGGTCAGGCACGTCCTAGCAGTTATGCTGCCTCCCTGGATAAGATCAACATGTGTcaggtttttattttacctttatttaactaggcaagtcagttaagaacaaattcttagtttcaatgacggcctaggaacagtgggttaactgccttgttcaggggcagaaccacagatttgtaccttgtcagctcggggatttgaacttgcaacctttcagttactagcccaacgctctaaccactaggtaggATGGAGTGGATTGATAGATTAGCGTAAGTAATGTGTATCATGCACAATTGGTGCATTTCAGTTGAGCTTGGAAACGAAATAtcgttgatttcttttgattttcccatgatgtcaagcaaagaggaactgactttgaagttaggccttgaaatacatccacaggtacacctccaattgactcaaatgatgtcaattagcctatcagaagcttctaaagccatgacataatttcctggaattttccaagctgtttaaaggcacagtcaacttaatgtatgtaaacttctgacccactggaattgtgatacagtgaattataggtgaaataatctgtctgtaaataattgttagaaaaatgacgtgtgtcatgcacaaagtagatctcctaaccgacttgccaaaactatagtttgttaacaagaaatgtgtggagtggttgaaaaacaagttttaatgactccaacctaagtgtatgtcaacttccgacttcaactgtgtatcaCATGACACGGCAGTTCAAATTAATTTAGCTAAACCTAACCCTTTTCCTTGCCTGCTACGAAAACTCAAATCtgacgttaatttgacaaaagctggatccctgCTAGCCATGACCGTCCGGCCCTGGCGTTCATTTACAGTTTAATTTATTAGGCCTCATTTAACATGTTCATGCCTAGGCTACATTAAATGACAGGCCTAGATTGAATTTGAAAACAGctgttttgttatttatttctTAAAATGTTCATACAGATGGTTTATAGGACAGGTCGTTCACAAGTTATATTATACAAATATATTTCTAGGTCATGTTTTATTACAGTGTAGGTGACTTGTTCTTCTAAGCTGAATGTTTTCCCTTTAAGTGATAATCGTTTATGATTTATAGCAGGGATGAAGATGCAATGGGCAATGTTATGCTTTTCAATAAGACCCTATATTCTATTATTTTAAGATGATTTACAATAACCCTAAATGCGATTGAGAACCGTGGCTGGATGCTCTAATGTTTTACCCATCCAATGCATATGGATGTCTGGTCAATTTCTCAAATGTCCGGTCAATTAAAAATCTTGCCGGTCACGTTGTCCAgcaccaaccctggttggatccCATACACTGGTTCGGTTTCAACCCCCCCCGTAGTGCTCTGCAGGTGCATCCTACACCATGTCGGCCATTACTCCCACCATAGACAGTCTGCCGTAGGACACTACTCAACGTCATAGATTCTAGACTGAGTCTCAGAACCCTGGTGTAGAATACTTTATCTAATCAATGGCTCTAATCTCATCTCCTAAAATGGCAAAAAAACAGA
This genomic window from Oncorhynchus clarkii lewisi isolate Uvic-CL-2024 chromosome 32, UVic_Ocla_1.0, whole genome shotgun sequence contains:
- the LOC139391829 gene encoding E3 ubiquitin-protein ligase RNF19A, which produces MSLQQLRGDRGGSGSERDLHSAASSISLPSVRKAPKKRRLSLRSLFSRRHRGDRDPKRKSQDLQGGGVDGIASVESIHSEICHGDKTSTLSAPVVASSSSEFLECPLCLLRHARDRFPDIMTCHHRSCADCLRQYLRIEISESRVNISCPECSERFNPHDIRIILGDQPLMEKYEEFMLRRWLVADPDCRWCPAPDCGYAVIAFGCASCPKITCGREGCGTEFCYHCKQLWHPNQTCDAARQQRAQSLRLRTFRSSSLNYSQESGAAADDIKPCPRCAAYIIKMNDGSCNHMTCAVCGCEFCWLCMKEISDLHYLSPSGCTFWGKKPWSRKKKILWQLGTLVGAPVGIALIAGIAIPAMIIGIPVYVGRKIHNRYEGKDISKHKRNLVIAGGVTLSVIVSPVVAAVTVGVGVPIMLAYVYGVVPISLCRSGGCGVSAGNGKGVRIDFDDENEMNVGSAAAATDATSVAETRHNPSIGEGSVGGMTGSLSASGSHMDRMGAMRDNLSENASTMALAGASITGSLSGSAMVNCYNRLEVQADVQKEQGSLSGESANVSLGTISDNTSTKAMAGSILNYMPLDREGNLEVDMEGKQEKKLHHHSNSSSLDDASGEGRGVGVCPSGCPHESRSSKWVKDPSSSGGKKSKGKLRTKKTSGGTKIQETREDMDAQLLEQRSTNSSEFDSLSGSLPSVADSHCSHLSEFSCSDPETSRPPLTPCCIDLHPQRPLTSLGTDLVTVTPLPEVENDHLENCPAASSSSSPSSAAPVYTEGGVGGGMLLYIAEESLGLMRTTQEELDSLAVEEVLKETNNNMLDGGVVSQQPSSPVRSGCIQTEI